A single window of Nicotiana sylvestris chromosome 5, ASM39365v2, whole genome shotgun sequence DNA harbors:
- the LOC138868675 gene encoding uncharacterized protein: MAIYVDFNPQPYQKVYFHQYGERIHLISWTPPPSDAWKLNFASITTYGMVGGGFVLRDQFAFFKSAFASAFERMNQAVEVELNTLQLGLSDALENGTDYLEVEGHSAETIQLITSQLAPTSPYVEFLVDKCIILLSSFKWVKIHPVSEFANEGALMLSRMALKHIGPRYWDGKPPLDISQILMEDVVGRWVDRRSNDDEIIEVDDLIGTFLFYHLSYY; the protein is encoded by the coding sequence ATGGCCATTTATGTAGATTTTAATCCACAGCCTTATCAAAAAGTTTACTTCCATCAATATGGTGAAAGAATACATTTAATTTCATGGACTCCTCCCCCTAGTGATGCATGGAAATTGAATTTCGCTAGCATCACTACCTATGGCATGGTTGGGGGCGGTTTTGTCCTCCGCGATCAGTTTGCGTTTTTCAAATCCGCCTTCGCATCGGCATTTGAAAGAATGAACCAAGCGGTCGAAGTAGAACTTAATACACTACAATTAGGCCTAAGTGATGCCTTAGAAAATGGAACAGATTACCTAGAAGTGGAAGGACATTCAGCGGAAACAATCCAATTGATTACGTCGCAACTAGCACCAACCTCACCTTATGTAGAGTTTTTGGTTGATAAATGTATCATTCTTTTGAGTTCATTTAAGTGGGTGAAGATTCATCCTGTGAGTGAATTTGCCAATGAAGGGGCTTTAATGTTGTCAAGGATGGCACTTAAACATATAGGTCCAAGGTATTGGGATGGGAAACCTCCTCTTGATATTAGTCAAATTTTAATGGAAGACGTTGTTGGACGTTGGGTTGATCGTAGAAGCAATGATGATGAAATCATTGAAGTGGATGATTTAATTGGCACTTTTTTATTTTACCATTTGAGTTATTACTGA